CTAGGGGGTAAAGGTATTGTAATACTAGATCCTCCCATTCGCGTGAATCTCTAATTAAGCATATGACAATGAAGATCTTTATTCGAGTACGGCGATTGTAGGCTGATATGAGTGAGGTACGGAGTGATGGTGTGTGCTGAAGTATCTAGTCGTATTCCTACACATGCCTTTCTATACCAGCATGTATGATAAGTATAGGTATGTTTTGTATGGAAGAAGTTCTTGGCTTAGATAATACTCAAGAGCAACGTGGGAACTTAGGTGTAGATGTTGTTTACCTATTAGTACACCGTTATAGCCGTCCAATTGTTCTAATGTCAGTGTGGACGCGAGTGATGTAATCGGCATTACAGGGCCGGAGTGCTGGAAAGTGTCCCCATAACATACATAGTCTTCATTTCCTTATCTGTGCTATAACTCCGTACAGAATATCACCCCAGGTCTCTAAGCCACAGTATTCATTCCACTGTACCCTGTTTTTGTGGGGATACGCATTGATATCAACCAGGAAAATAGTAAGTATATAACTGAACTTATACACGCTGCAGCTAACTAGATCAGGGATATCTTAGTTGTCCTACACTGAAAACTAGCTTTAAGCACCCGCGAACGTCGAAAGAAGCATGGTAGGCTGCCCTCTGATGCGCATCCGGGACATgtaggaaaggaaaggaaacagaaaaagaaatatcaTGGTCCAATGATTGATTCTTGGTTCGGTGACAGGGCAAGCGCAAGAAGTCAAGCAGACAACCACAAGGGCCAAAGAAGGTGAGTAGTCCTGGAACGGGCGATGATTATTGAGGCTAAGAATGGAGTCAGAGAGAACCATTGCCTACAACTTTCGCATGTCTTTTCTGTAACCACGAAAATTCTATTGTGGTGAAACTAGACAAGAAGCTGGGGCTAGGAAATTTGTCCTGTAAGGTGTGTGGACAGAGGTTTCAAACCGGTATTAATTGTGAGTTCATAAACGTACTACTCTTAGGACGAGTTCTGACAAATTCATCCCCTAGATCTTTCTGCTGCTGTCGATGTATATTCGGATTGGGTAGATGCTTGTGATGCAGTGGCCAAGGATACTGCCAACAGATACGAAGATACTAATGCCGGCGGTCTGCGATCAAATGAGTATACTGTGTCTTCTAGTGGACAAGATGCTGAGTACGATGATGCAGACCGTGCGGGTGCATATGTGGATGACGATTGATACAAGTAATTCTCAGATATTGGTTGTTGGCGTACAATATAAAGGTCCAGTAGCTTTCCTGTGGTCACTGTTTCTAAGTTATGACCgctgttttgctttttcggACTCGCTGTTACTCGATAATCTTGGCGATTAGCTGGCTTCGATCCTAGGGATATTGGATACTTGCAATGGTATCATTGTGGTATGAATATCGTGGTCACCTATGCCTCATAAACTAGTAACTCCAGTTAAAATCTTCGTGTAATATGTGCGATACGACTACGTTGTATTGTTTTTATGCATATATGCGGCAAGCCAATTTCAAGGAAAACTCCGTAATACTTCATAAGCAATACTAAACTAGGACCTCACTTCGGTGATTGGGTGTCACAGCGTATAGTATCGATCACCAAAATCACCAAGCCCAGGGATAATGTACCTGTGTGATAGCAACCAGTTAGCGGGCTAatcaagaagagggagaaatAGAAGTAGATCAACTTTTTCTCATCCAAGCCTTGGTCAATAAAAGCAGTTACGACCCTGAGCTTAGGGAAGCGTTCCGCAAAGTCTGCAACTCCTGAAGGGCTTGCGATAAGGTTGAGGAATAGAATACGGTCCTCTGGTACACCCTTCGCCTTCAGAATTTCGACAGCGAGCGTCGCCGAACCCCCTGGATCGATAGCAATCAATATCACTCTATAGTGTAAGAAGGTTATATAACCCACCAGTTGCGAACATTGGATCAAGGAGTAAAACCCATCGACTGGAGATATCAGCAGGGAGCTTCTCGTAGAAAAGCTTCGGCTTGCATGTTTCCTCATCTCTCTGTATAAGTATTTTCCCAATGCGAACTGATCGACAGCAATCTCTCAAGCCCTGCTCCATCGCCTCGCCTGCTCTCATGATGGATACGCCGCATATTTTACCTTCGAACTTGACACCGAGATAGGTACGGCCTACAGGAGTTGTCACCGCTTGCTCAACCACTGGAAGGTGGTTTAAACCCTCTTCCACCAATAAACGGATGATTCTGTTGGAATAGAATATGAAATCGGCACGTCCAGTTCTCTTATCTCTGATCATACTATGGAGTTGTCAGTAGGGGCACCCGATGTTGACTTGAAAATTCTTTAGAGACGTATGACTTGCGTTAGAAGAGCGATCAACTGGGGTGTTTGAGGCAAGACATGGACATTTTCATAAGGTATGTCTTTCGACACTGTCGCTGTTGGCTTCTCGCCATCGGGTCTGTAAATTGGGCCAACTCCTTGGGCAGGAGAAGGGATCGCTTCCAATCGTTCATCAGCCATGGTCATTGAAAACTTTGGTATAATTCTTAATAAATGGATGGGGGTGTGAAGGACGGAAAAAAAAGGCTAGTGGTCCCACTGAGGGTCTACTAATCTCGCGTGGAAGCACTATGTAATGAAGTTGtagcaaggaaaagagagagatcaaGCAGGTACAGACTGTGCATGAATATGTACGATAAGTAGCCTGGACTAATCATGGCTGGCGGGCGGGGTGGTTTTCTAATTGGACTACGAAGTACAACATAAAACCAGCAAAGGAAACAAGTTATGGCGGCCTAGATGGGTGGTGTTTCTAATGTAACAACAAGATTAGTTCATAGAACATAACCTAGCATAAGACTTAGTCCAGTTGAATTTAAACCCAATATTGTGTAGTGTAGTCCGCGACTCCGCACTGCCCGCTCTTAAAGGAAGAGAATAAGTCTAGAGAACTTCGGCAAACTTGATTTACGCCAATGTTGCCTTAAAGCCAGCTATAATGCACGAGATGAGGATATATAGTTGATATTGCTTCACCAGCCATACTTACACCCAGAGAGTTCAACTAAGTATCAAGTCAGGCCGTGGAGTTCTTTTACAACAGTTTCGTTGGTTGCAACCTTGGTCACTGGTTCACAACCCTACCAATTTATTACTACCTACACCTCCATGAAGCACTCACATCCACGAATGTGTAGTAgtttctttgaagagctCATCCCAATATCTATCTTTACATATTGTAATTGAAGGCTTCTAACAACTCGGCACCGGCATTCTTACCTCTCATATACTGTGTTCTCGCAATCCGCCCGAACCCTTTTCATCAATTCACACAAGAGCTCATACATACCGGCCTTGACTATAAAAGTGGCGTTTGAAACATGCGCGAGAAAGTTAAGAGACTTGTGACTTACGGTAAACCAAGCTCTAGGAAGTCTCACAATCTCAAGAACAGGGTAAAAGAGGCTTCAACGGCCCCTATTATCTCTAGTGAGGCTGAAGGCTCAAACACTTGTCCCTGTTCAAGTACCTTGACTCGATCACCAAGCAGTGATTCTAAGCAACTCTGTGGCGTTGACTCGCTTGATCATATTCCTGATACGCACATATCAAGTTCCCAGAATAGACATGGGAAAGCCTATGATGGCACCGGAACAAAGCGCAGAAAGCTCCATCAGGAAAAGGCGCAGCAAACTCAGGAGCCTAGCGCTAGTGCTGGTAGTCATGTTGGGTCTATATTTGCGCATGAAAGTTCCACGATGTTTGGTGAAACTGGAAGTTCCAATTGTGTCAGGGCCAATGAAGCTCTCCATATGGCCAAAGCTCGAGGCCAAAGTGATGCTTGTAGCCTTCTAACGGAAGCCCAGGCTGATTCCGACAAACATGAACAAACTCCTACAGAAATGACCTATATGCTTCAATCGTCACGGGATAAAATGTTTTCTCTCGAGACCGACAGGCTTTCTACATCATATCCCAGCGGCATGAATGCAACCAGACACCAAACCGATCAACCAATCCCCCGAAAGAGATTAGTTGATTCATTAAACACAACAGAAGAGGTGTCAGTAGATCGTCTGTCAGATCGTGAATGTCAGCCCGACTGCCAAACCTCCTCTAGCCATATCCGGAAAGGAACCGATGGACAGCGTACTGCGTATATGCATCGGTCTAAGGGTTCTGGTACAGACAATATCCAACAGTCGACTGATTCCAGACCATTAACATCTGGACGACCTAGGGTTACTTATGCACACCAGCGTTCCTTCCTAAATGATGCTTATGTCGTGGGCCACACTGGAGAACCTGGACTATTAGTTTCGCCGACATGTCGTAACCTTAGGCAGCCACAGCCAAGTTTAGGACTCCTATCTCAAACCTATTTGCATGttgaagacgaggaaaacCTCGACAACAGGCCAGTTCGAAGCATTCACGAGCTCAGACAGGCTGGAGACAATGCACGCTTTTGGGAAACAGTGGATTCGATCttcgaggatatcgaggacCCTCACAATTCCGCTTCGGACGTGTGCAATGGTTTTGTTCAACTGTGTACTAAACTTATGGAGCCTCGATTCTTAGACCGTTTTTCCGAAGCCGGGTTTGACGAACGACTCGTAAAGTGCATGACAGGCGGTGGCTTTGATATAGTTTCAATTACCCTTGCTCTATGCGCTTATAGATTGATATGTCTCAGCAGCTCTTTCTCGTCTATACTCCCAACACCCATGTGGTCCAAACTTTTGGATAAAGCCCCCACTCTACTTGACGTCCAAGACGATATATTAGTTACCGCGAAACAGCGATCTATCGGCCTATCAAAAGCTGTCCAAGCATCATTAAAGAGTCTTCTACCACGTTTATCCCTTGCGATATACGGAGAGCAGCCAATATCAACTATTTCACCGCGTTTGCAGATTCTTGTGAATCTTCAATCTTCTCTAACTGTATATCAAGAGAAGGGCACCAGTGTCAATATCCCTGCATCGCTTTTAACCCTCATTATTGAGTTATTATCACCCGCAGCTTGTGAGAATGCAAAATTCCCTCTGCCTTTTGAACGTTATCAGACGCTCGTCCTGGCTTTGTCGATTCTGGAAAATTACACAATCCTAACGGGCCCATTGGATCCCGACTGCTGCAATTCCTTACGCTCGCTTACTCAGTGTCATAAATTTCTCTATCCGAACCAGTCCGATCAAAGCCGGCGGATTCTGATTCTATACATTCGGGTACTATTGAACCTTACCAACAAGGACTCATCTCTTTGTGAGGAGTGTTCCAGAACTGAAATTGTTGGCGGACTTGTCAAGGTCATCATTTCGGAATTCTGCGCTGTGCCTGAAGAAAATACTGGTAAAGAATATAGCTCACTGGATGCGGTAATATTAGCTTTGGGTGCTCTTATTAATCTTGCAGAGAAAAGTGAATCGTCGAGAGCTATTTTTCTGGAGTCAACAAATAATTCCGAATctttcttggatttgctCCTACAACAATTTTCTACCAGCATAAGTTCTGCGCCCCAGGTAAGGCAGTACTGTGTACATTCACTTTTAGTGCCTAATGCAGGATTTAGGCACACTCCGTCCCCGAAGTGCAGCATAATGTTGCTATCGGGTACTTGTCAATTCTTCTAGTCACACTTTGTTTGAATCACATGGCATTGGCCCAGGTCAAAGTTTCCCTAGACGGCAAGGGACTTGCAGCTGCGCTATCAACGGCTCAGGAGTTCATACGATATTATCAAAAGGTTGAGAAAGATTCGCGATTGTTCGAGACACGACACGGAGATGGAGCCGAACTTACACCAAGATTAGAGCGAATTATTTGCCAGATACGAGAGGAGGAACGACAATAATCTGGGCAACGTCTGCAGAATGTCACGCTGTTAGAGTACAACTACATTTTTTATTACCATTTCATACTTTCGCCCCCGTCTTGGGCTATGTCTTCCGCCTTGCAATGGAAAATCTCTTTACCTATACTTGACAACAGCAGGTCATGTAAGGAAAAAATTGATGTAAAACTAGTTTGGGGACGGATTCTCAAGTTAACGACCAATTTGGACACGGTAATTGGTACTTAAGGTGTTCGATTACCACTTACCTGGTTTAAAAAAAGGACTGAGTAGCCATACTTTGTAGATATGATGTATGACATAATAAGTAAAATCTTAACCGTTTGACTTGTTTGCGTTTTCAATGGCTggaactactactacctCAGGTATCCAGTCAGTTCTGAGACTCATACTTCAACTGATTTGCCACTCGCACGACAACTCGATCGCTCACCATCAAACACCGCCTCTAAGTCGAAGTTCGTTGGTTTTGCTTCCCACTCAAATCCTATCTCGGAGAGCTCCCTGCTATCGGTGCTTTCGTGTTACGGAGTACTGGTTGAGACCTTATTCTGACGCCCCTTTCTCCGTGGCTATCAGGACACGCAATCTTTGGTAGCGGGATACATATTTCTTCCATTAGCGAATTACATTATCCTAGCGAATTATCGTTCCGCAGATCATTTATAGCTGTGGAAATGCCTACTGCACCAAAGCAGCGAAAGATAGCTATCGTTGGTAGTCGGTCTGTGGGTATGTATACGATGAGGACCTCCGCTTTCGTGCTGAACTAGCTGTTATCTGTGCAGAGTCTTGGTCACTGACAGAACGTATAGGTAAATCTTCTCTTACAGTTCGATTTGTTGAGCATCATTTTGTAGAAAGTTATTACCCGACTATCGAGAACACGTTTAGTCGAATCATCAAGTACAACGGCCAAGATTTTGCAACGGAGATTGTTGACACAGCTGGTCAAGTAAGGATAATGGTAGCGAAGTGTCCTTCTAGAAGCTAATGCTGAGTCAGGATGAATACAGTATCTTGAACTCTAAGCATTTTATTGGGATTCATGGGTATATCATTGTCTATTCGGTGGCGTCCCGCCAGTCTTTCGATATGGTGAGGGTCATTCGAGACAAGATACTAAATCACCTTGTGAGTGCTGGGCACCCGACGCCGTTCCTTTGTCTACTTTAGAAACTGAGATCAGACGATAGGGAGCGGATTATGTGCCCCTTGTGCTCGTCGGAAACAAAAGTGATTTGAAATCCGAACAACGTCAAGTATCATTGGACGAAGGCCGGGGCTTAGGAGAAGACTTCCATTGTGCTTTTACCGAGGCTAGCGCTCGTCTTGGTTACAATGTTGAGAAAGCTTTTGATTTAATGATAGGGGAGATCGAGAAGTCCCAGAATCCGTCGCAGCCCACAGGAGGAAACAAGTGTGTTGTAATGTGATACGGAAACAGAAGCAACGTGAATAAGCACAGAACCCAAAATGCTTCCGCTGACTGTTAGTTGCTGCTAGACAACGAAGGAAAGTCGCATGCGTTCACTATATGCTCGCGGGCGGAGTATTTTTGCAATGGTGTGATGAAGAAAGTTGTTTTCTAAAGCCCCATGCGGAGTACACCTGCCATTGAACAGATTGAAGTTTGTTCTGTTTTCAATCATTGCCCTTCTTTCTACCCCGACGCTCCCCCCAtccgtctccttctccttctacAATCACTCTCTCCATTTCATCTTCTATTACTTTTGCGGCGTTCCTCAGTCTCATCGTCTTTCTTAATAGCTATGGCTTTGGAGATAATGGATGTTTCAAGCTAAGTATATGGCGACTAATAGAATAGAGAAGTACGGGCTCGAGATTGTTATGGATGAAGTCGGCATGTACTTACTATATGTTTtcttataaaaatttatCGAAAGATTCACCCGCTTTCTCCCACCCTGGGTGAAGGAACTTTGCGGCTTGCCGTATTAGCAACAGAAGCTGCTCGCTGGCATAGCTAAGAATAGGGATGGTAGAGCTGACCCACCACAGAAACTAACTGGTTCCATATCATGGCAAGCAAGATATCTAAACCTTAGAGTCTTAGACCAATTTCTCATTCATATTTGCACTGGCGTTGGCATTCCCCTGCGACCGATAATGGGTACCAAAGACACTAAACATAAGTACTTTCATAAACCATTATGGAAAGATACTGTGTAGGCCTGGGGATCTTTGCTTTTCGTATGCAACCGCCACTGAGGACTTCGCAAACCTTTATATACACTAGTAATAACTTGTGATGAGGGTTGCAAGAACACAGTGAGGTATCAAAAGTGAAAATTTACTCCATACTATGTAGGTGTTTAATGGCGGACTATACCAGACCAGGCTTAGGTGTCCTACTAGTAGTTTAGTCAATTCTGCTGATTAATCATTAAGCCACTGCCCCTCATGTGAGTTAAACTACTTTCATGCATAGTTTATGCCCTAATGTCTCGAGGCACCCAAGTTTTTACCCCTCACATTGACCGTGAAGAACCTCTGGGGCTCCTGTTCAACTTCACTCCACATTGTTAGAATCT
This Aspergillus flavus chromosome 1, complete sequence DNA region includes the following protein-coding sequences:
- a CDS encoding cytosine deaminase-uracil phosphoribosyltransferase fusion protein → MTMADERLEAIPSPAQGVGPIYRPDGEKPTATVSKDIPYENVHVLPQTPQLIALLTMIRDKRTGRADFIFYSNRIIRLLVEEGLNHLPVVEQAVTTPVGRTYLGVKFEGKICGVSIMRAGEAMEQGLRDCCRSVRIGKILIQRDEETCKPKLFYEKLPADISSRWVLLLDPMFATGGSATLAVEILKAKGVPEDRILFLNLIASPSGVADFAERFPKLRVVTAFIDQGLDEKKYIIPGLGDFGDRYYTL
- a CDS encoding transcription elongation factor 1 (transcription elongation factor, putative), with translation MGKRKKSSRQPQGPKKREPLPTTFACLFCNHENSIVVKLDKKLGLGNLSCKVCGQRFQTGINYLSAAVDVYSDWVDACDAVAKDTANRYEDTNAGGLRSNEYTVSSSGQDAEYDDADRAGAYVDDD
- a CDS encoding wings apart-like protein regulation of heterochromatin-domain-containing protein, translating into MREKVKRLVTYGKPSSRKSHNLKNRVKEASTAPIISSEAEGSNTCPCSSTLTRSPSSDSKQLCGVDSLDHIPDTHISSSQNRHGKAYDGTGTKRRKLHQEKAQQTQEPSASAGSHVGSIFAHESSTMFGETGSSNCVRANEALHMAKARGQSDACSLLTEAQADSDKHEQTPTEMTYMLQSSRDKMFSLETDRLSTSYPSGMNATRHQTDQPIPRKRLVDSLNTTEEVSVDRLSDRECQPDCQTSSSHIRKGTDGQRTAYMHRSKGSGTDNIQQSTDSRPLTSGRPRVTYAHQRSFLNDAYVVGHTGEPGLLVSPTCRNLRQPQPSLGLLSQTYLHVEDEENLDNRPVRSIHELRQAGDNARFWETVDSIFEDIEDPHNSASDVCNGFVQLCTKLMEPRFLDRFSEAGFDERLVKCMTGGGFDIVSITLALCAYRLICLSSSFSSILPTPMWSKLLDKAPTLLDVQDDILVTAKQRSIGLSKAVQASLKSLLPRLSLAIYGEQPISTISPRLQILVNLQSSLTVYQEKGTSVNIPASLLTLIIELLSPAACENAKFPLPFERYQTLVLALSILENYTILTGPLDPDCCNSLRSLTQCHKFLYPNQSDQSRRILILYIRVLLNLTNKDSSLCEECSRTEIVGGLVKVIISEFCAVPEENTGKEYSSLDAVILALGALINLAEKSESSRAIFLESTNNSESFLDLLLQQFSTSISSAPQAHSVPEVQHNVAIGYLSILLVTLCLNHMALAQVKVSLDGKGLAAALSTAQEFIRYYQKVEKDSRLFETRHGDGAELTPRLERIICQIREEERQ
- a CDS encoding Rheb small monomeric GTPase RhbA (GTP-binding protein rhb1), encoding MPTAPKQRKIAIVGSRSVGKSSLTVRFVEHHFVESYYPTIENTFSRIIKYNGQDFATEIVDTAGQDEYSILNSKHFIGIHGYIIVYSVASRQSFDMVRVIRDKILNHLGADYVPLVLVGNKSDLKSEQRQVSLDEGRGLGEDFHCAFTEASARLGYNVEKAFDLMIGEIEKSQNPSQPTGGNKCVVM